TAGCCCAGATCCTCGAGAGCTCCACGCAGCGGAGCCAGCTGACGGAGTTCGGTTTTAACAGTACTGAAATGAGACATCAGGAAGGCTCGACGGACTGGGACTGGGACTGAGTGACGGGCTGGGTCGAAGTGAAAGCTTCGGAAGTGGGCTGGCGTCGTTCAACAGTGCCTAGCGCTGTTTCAAGACGATCCGTGAGTTGCAGGCAGGCTTCACCGGTGACCCCTTCAACCCGCTCTTCAACACGACCATCGGGGCGAATGCGAAATCGCACTGTGCGCTGAGGCATGCTCCATCACAGAATTAAACGCATGTTAAGGGGAAGTGATAGGAGCCGGAGTTCCCTGTTACGTGATCGGATCAGATCAACAGACCTTCGTCCAGCAGAGTCTGAAGACGATCCACGAGCTCGGGATTATCGAGCTGCTCAAGGGCAGTGCGGGCTTCATCACGCACCGTTGTTTCACGATCCTGAAGCAGAGCTGCCACGAAAGCTTCAACCATCTCATCCTGACGGGGTTTCACAAGCTGATCGTGAAGCCGTCCCAGGGCCCAGATGCAGTTGCTGCGCACAACGGGTTCACTGTCGATCTTCAGGCTCAGCAGCAGCTGACCTGCCGCGAGATCAGCCTTCACTGGAGAGGTGCTGCCGGCCTCCGCGAGTGACACAGAAGCCCAAAGACGCACGGATGCCACATCCACCTGCAGGGCCCTGATCAATGGATTGAGCACGGGCGCATCCGGGTAATTACCAAGACTCCAGGCCGTGGCCTTACGGACGTAAGCATTGCTGTCGAGCTGCAGAAGCCGCAGCAGAGCTTCCACAGCCTGCAGGGAAGGGTTCCGACCCAGTGCGTAAACAGCACTCATCCGCACCACTGGACAGGTTTCATCGAGCAGTGGCAGGAGCAGGGGAACAGCACGGGGGTCGCGATGTTCACAGAACACCCTTAGTCCCTGAAGGCGCTGGTCATGCCCCTGCTTGAGCCATTCCAGGCCCTCATCACAAGCTCGAACCGCCTCTAGGGCATCGCCTTCCGGATCATCCGGGGCAATCTCATCGAGGGGATCGCCCATGAGCTCTGCGGCGAGTTCACGCGCCAGCACATCAGGATCGATGGCCAGCTCAGCCATGAGGTCCTCGTTCTGGATGCTGGATGAATCGCCCATCAACCGATCGTAATCTCAGCTGATCGGAGCAGGCGCCAGCATGTCGCCTGGGAGCCAGATGCGAGCGCTCACAGCGACAAGGGCCAGCGCGAACAGTGCCACGATCAAGATGGGAAGCAAGGTGCTGCGGAAAAAAGCCAAATCGCTGCCGGATGTCTGAGCATTGTGACTGGCGCCCGATCAGACCGGAGCAGCGGATCGTCCTGTCCAGCGCAGAAGCATCCAAGACACCACTGCCAGAACCATGCCGAACCAACCCATCAGCTGCTGATGCAACAGGAATGCGCCTGATCCAAGCAAAGCTCCGAACAGCAACCCCGAACTGAATAGAAAACGAGCCAGCAGATCCGAGAGGGATTCTGATGCGGTCGCCTCAAGGCCACGGCGCCACTGGCTCCAGCCAGGTCCCGGAGGACGAACCTTCAGCACAAACCGTTCCAGAACAGCCGGGGACTCCGGCGGGGTCAACAGCATCACCGTGATCCAGACCACCGCCGTGAAGCCTGTGGTCACCATCAATCGTTCTCCATAGTCAGCGATCTGAAGCAGAGGAACCACCGAGGTCACCAGGCCCACCACAAACCCGCAGAGCATGGCGGCCAGCTCGGCTGCGGCATTGATCCGCCACCAGAACCAGCGCAGCACGAGGACGACACCCGGGCCGGTGCCGATGGCGATCACCAGCCGGAACACCGTGCCGATGCTGTCACTGATCAACGCGGTGACCACACCCAGCACCAGCAGCAACACACTCATCAGCTGACCCACCAACAGAAGCTCCCGCTGAGAAGCATTGGGCCGCAGGAAGCGCTGATACAGATCGTGAGTGAGGTAACTCGCTCCCCAGTTGACGGATGTACTCACGGTGCTCATGAAGGCAGCCACCAGAGAGACCACCACCAGTCCGAGCACCACCGGGGGCAGAAACTGAACCGCGAGTGTCGGATAGCTGAGTTCCCAGTCGGCCTGGTCAGGAAGCAGCACCAGGGCCGCCAGGGCCACAATCACCCAGAGCCAACTGCGCAGCAGGTAGTTGACCACCAGAAACACCCAGCCTGCGAGCCGCGCCTGCTGTTCATCCTTGGTGGCCAGCATCCGTTGGATGAACTCACCACCGCCGTCACTGCGGCGGAAACTCCACCACTGCACGGTGAGATAAGCCAGAAAGGTGGAGACACTGATCCCCGCACCGCCGATCCAGTCGAAACCATCGGAGCCCCAGCGCCAGGGCACGATCGACAACAGTTCAGGGCGGCCCAGCGCATCCAACTGATCCAGCAGTGATTGCATTCCCCCGGCTGCATGAACAGCAGCCCACGCCACAGCACCTGCCCCCAGCAGTGCCAGCAGGAGCTGAATGAAATCGGTGATCACCACGGCCCACAATCCACCGGCAACGGTGTAAGCGAGCACCAGGGCGGCCACGATGATCAGCAGCACCAACGTGTCGGAGAGGCCACCGGCTGCCTGAATCGGCTGATCGGAGACGATGCCCAGTGCCGCGACCACCTTGCGCATAGCGAGGAAGGCATAACCGATGCCGATGCAGTTCACCGGTAACGCCAGCAGAAAAGCCTTGATACCGCGTAGCCAGGCAGCGGCAGGGCCTCCATATCGCAGCTCCGTGAATGCGGCATCAGTGAGCACGCCGCTGCGTCGCCATAACGGTGCAAACACCACGGCCATCGCCACGTGCGCCAGCCCAAAGCCCCACCACTCCCAGTTCGCCGCAAGGCCCCGCGTGCCCACGATTCCCGCAACATAAAGAGGGGTATCGATCGAAAACGTGGTGGCCGCCATTGACGCACCGGCGAGCCAGCCGCTGAGCCGCCGGCCTGCCACGAAGTAATCGTCCTCACCGCGATTGCGTCGCGCCAACCAGAGACCGAGGGCCAGCGTGGCCGCCAGATACACGATCAGAATGATCCAGTCGATCGGAGCCATGGAGGCGCGCAGATCGTCGCAGTCTCCCTTACTTCTGTCGCGATCGCCTCAGTTGACCACAAGCCGCATCCTGATCAAGGCCTCTGCTGGAGCGCAGGCTGACAGCGACGCCACGACGTTCCAGCACGCGGCGAAATCCCTCGATGCGTTCACGTGATGGCCGCTGAAACTCCTCTTCCTCAATTGGGTTGTAGGCAATCAGATTGACGTGACTCTGAAAGCCGCCGACACGATCAGCCAGTTCCTCGGCATGCTCCGGGCGGTCATTGAGTTGTCCAAGCAGGATGTATTCGAAGCTCACCCGCCGGCCGGTGACCTCCAGATAGTGGCGGCAGTCGTCGAGCAGAGCGTCATAGGGATAGGCCTTGGCGGTGGGGATGAGATCTTCCCGCAGCTGCTGATTGGGCGCGTGCAGACTCACCGCCAGGGTGAATTGAGCTCTGCCGAGAGTTTCAATGGCCAACTCAGCAAGCTGAGGCAAAGTTTTTGGCACGCCAACGGTGCTCACCGTGATCCGGCGCTGGCCGATGCCCAAATCATCATTGAGACAGCGGATCGCCTCCAGCACTGCACGGCTGTTGAGCAGAGGTTCGCCCATTCCCATGAACACAATGTGAGAAGGACGGCGATCCATCACCTCCCGCACACTGAGCACCTGGTCGACGATCTCATGGGTCCGCAATGAACGCTGCAGCCCATCTTTTCCCGTGGCACAAAAACGGCAGGCCATTGGGCAGCCCACCTGACTGGACACACAAACGGTCAGACGTTGGTCCGTGGGAATACCCACAGTTTCAATGGTTTCACCGTCATCAGTGGCCAAAAGCAACTTGGTGGTGGCATCGGAAGCCACAGAGCGATGCACCTCTTTCAGGCGACCGATGCTCACCCCCTGATCGTTGAGCGTGGCTCGCCAGGCCTTGGGCAGAACAGTGATGTCATCCAAGGAGTGTGCACCCTTGGAATAAAGCCAGTCGTGAAGCTGACGTCCGCGGAAGGCTTTCTGCCCCTGGGACACCACCCAGTCCTGGAGCTCGGCTGCGCTGCAACCGAGCAGAGCTTTGCTCACCAGATCAGAAGACCGTGTCCAAGCTTGATTTCCACCGCAAGTAAGGCAATGAAACCGAGCATGGCCATCCGTCCATTCAGACGCTCGGTGTGAGTGTGGAACCCATACCGAGGCAGACGACGAACGGGAATCGTGGTGGGTTCAAGCATGGACAGAGCCGGCTTCAGCGCACAGTTTGAAAGGGACAGGGTGATGGACGCGAAGGCGACCACAGATTTCACTCATCGCTGAGAAGTCCCTCCTCCTGAAGGCCCTCAACCGCTTCAGCATCGACCACCTGCTCTTCCTTCAGCTCATTGTCAGCATCAGGGCGGGCAAAGGCGGCGAAGTTGGCACCCCCCTCGATGCCATGACGGCTGCGGGTGGCCTCAAGATCGGCATCACTCGGGTCATCCAGAACCGCAGTGGCATCTTTGACGGGAGCTGCAGGCATGTCGACGGTGTAGTCCGGACGGAGGTTCTGCATACGGCGGTAACCGACGGGGTCCTCGGCAAGGATGTCGGGATGGGGACCGGCTTCGGCACGAAGCTCCTCTTCGAAGCCACTGAAACCGGTGCCTGCAGGAATCAGACGGCCGATGATCACATTCTCCTTGAGACCACGGAGCCAGTCGCTCTTGCCCTCGATGGCAGCTTCAGTCAGAACCCGTGTTGTCTCCTGGAAGGAAGCAGCGGAGATGAAGCTGTCGGTGTTGAGGGAGGCTTTGGTGATCCCCAGCAGAACCGGGGTGAATTCGGCGGGAGCTCCGCCAGTGATCGACATCGCCTGATTGGTGTCCTCCACCTGACGAAGCTCAATCAACTCACCAGGCAACAAGGTGGTGTCGCCCGCATCCTCGACCCGCACTTTGCTGGTCATCTGACGCACAATCACCTCGATGTGCTTGTCATCGATTGACACGCCCTGGGATTTGTAGACGTTCTGAACCTCCGTCACCAGACGATGCTGCAGGTTGGCGATTGCCTCCTGGGCAGCATCCATCAACGGCTTGCGGCTGCGGAGATCCTCGAAGAAACACTCCAGCAGCTCATGGGGGTTGATCGGACCGTCCGTCAACAGCTCGCCGGCCGTCACTTGCTGGCCATCGTTGACCATCACATTGCGGCCCAGCAGGATCGGATACTCGCCGATGGCATCGTCGGTCTCGATGACTGTCACCACAGTCGTTTCGTCATCTTCGCCCTGCTTGATCTCAACGGTGCCGGGCTTTTTGCAGAGGATCGCTGACTCCCGCGGGCGCCGGGCTTCCAGCAGCTCTTCGATTCGGGGCAGACCCTGAACAATGTCACCGGTCTTCTGACGTTCAAACACCAGCAGTGCAAGACCGTCTCCCCGCTGCACCAGATCGCCATCGCGGACGTGCAGGAGGGAATCCGGTGAAATCATGTAGGGACGCCCCAAGCGCAGCGTCACGGACTTGGCATCCACCTGTTCCACCTCGCCGCAACAATCAGCGGGCTGACCTTCGGCGAGAAGATCACCGTCAACAATGCGCTGACCCACCGTCACCGCAGGCTTGGCGGACGTGCTGATGGTCACGGTGTCTTCCGCGCGCTCAACAATCAGGCGGCGCACCGGCTCACTTTCAGTGGCTTCAGGCATCTGGGCGACACCCTCCTGCTTGCAGAGGATTTGCGTGGTGGCCACCACGTCACCAGCCTTGATCGACTGACCGTCCTCAATCTGGAGTTCGGTGTGGGTGGAACCGTGACTGGAATCGGAAATCGTGTCGCGGCGGACCAGGATGCTCTCCAGGATCACGAGCTGAAGGCGCTCGATCGTCTTGGCACGCCTGTCAGGCACGCGTTCCACATCCACCGTCATCTGCGGCGTGGTGTCGAATGTTTCGAGCATCAGCTGTGTGCGCAACAGCTCCACACCCTCAACGGACTTCACCAGCTCGTTGTCTTTGAACGACAGGCGTTGGGTTGCCTTCAGGCCGAGATGAGGACCATTCGGCTGCTTGACATGTCCAAGATCAGGGAGCTGTGCCTCATTGGGGATGGTGTATTCCTCAACTGGACGCAGCAGCAGACCTGAGCCTTCTGGGGTTTCAACGGTCTGCACGTACACCATGGCGTCGGTGCTGATGCCCTTGGCGATCGGTTCACCGGGATTGACCATCACACCGTCACCGGTGAAACGCTCAAGAGCTTTTTTCTCAGTGCAGAGATGAAAGCTGCCGCTGCGCACGATGATCTCGCGCAGGATGTCGTTTTTCTGAGTGACGGTGACGATGCCAGCCGTCTGGCTGAAGATGTCTTTCACCACCTCAGTGCCGGCTTCGATCCACTGACCGTCAGTGATCATCAACAGGGAGATGTCCTTGTTGATCTCATGGGTTTCCTGAGGAATCCAGAGCAGGGTTCCGCCCTTGTTGACCTCGTAGCCGTTCTTGGCAGATCGGGCTTTCTTGATGGCGAGACCAGGAGCGAAACGCACCAGTCCACCGGTCTGGGTGCGGAAGCGATCGTCGTTGAGTTCGGCGACAACTTCGCCACTGCCGATTTTGCTGCCGGGGATCGTGTTGAGGCGGTATCGGGTGCCGTCTTTGGCCTCCAGATTCCAGATCTCACCAGCGTGGGTGGATTCACCCTGCAACTTGAAGTCACGCAAGGTCATCGACGTGGTGACAATCTGCACCTCACGTGAATCTCCAAGGGCTTCACGCAGGCGGACGGCACCGCCGTACTCACTGGCCTGACTGGCTTCCGCGAGCACCTGAGCTTCCGTG
This genomic window from Synechococcus sp. MIT S9220 contains:
- a CDS encoding high light inducible protein, which gives rise to MLEPTTIPVRRLPRYGFHTHTERLNGRMAMLGFIALLAVEIKLGHGLLIW
- the rlmN gene encoding 23S rRNA (adenine(2503)-C(2))-methyltransferase RlmN — protein: MSKALLGCSAAELQDWVVSQGQKAFRGRQLHDWLYSKGAHSLDDITVLPKAWRATLNDQGVSIGRLKEVHRSVASDATTKLLLATDDGETIETVGIPTDQRLTVCVSSQVGCPMACRFCATGKDGLQRSLRTHEIVDQVLSVREVMDRRPSHIVFMGMGEPLLNSRAVLEAIRCLNDDLGIGQRRITVSTVGVPKTLPQLAELAIETLGRAQFTLAVSLHAPNQQLREDLIPTAKAYPYDALLDDCRHYLEVTGRRVSFEYILLGQLNDRPEHAEELADRVGGFQSHVNLIAYNPIEEEEFQRPSRERIEGFRRVLERRGVAVSLRSSRGLDQDAACGQLRRSRQK
- a CDS encoding DNA-directed RNA polymerase subunit beta'; the protein is MTSTPSKSRKSSKSSKAAKAAKAAAAAAQAARALAKTPPPFRNHVVDKKGLKQLVAWAFKHHGTAATSAMADQLKDLGFKYATQAAVSISVDDLKVPEAKQDLLGEAEELITATEESYRLGVITEVERHTKVIDTWTETNERLVDAVKKNFNQNDPLNSVWMMANSGARGNMSQVRQLVGMRGLMANPQGEIIDLPIRTNFREGLTVTEYVISSYGARKGLVDTALRTADSGYLTRRLVDVAQDVIVREDDCGTMRRIVVKAENGKFGNRLVGRLTADQVVNGEGEVLAERNTEIDPPLSQRIQKAGVEAVSVRSPLTCEANRSVCRKCYGWALAHNELVDLGEAVGIIAAQSIGEPGTQLTMRTFHTGGVSTAESGVVRSKVEGTVEFGAKSRVRPYRTPHGVDAQQAEADFKLTINPSGKGKAQKIEITSGSLLFVDNGQEIATDVTVAQIAAGAVKKSVEKATKDVICDLAGQVSYDPTIQPREVTDRQGNITHKAQRLGRMWVLAGDVYNLPPNAQPVVTAGAQVTEAQVLAEASQASEYGGAVRLREALGDSREVQIVTTSMTLRDFKLQGESTHAGEIWNLEAKDGTRYRLNTIPGSKIGSGEVVAELNDDRFRTQTGGLVRFAPGLAIKKARSAKNGYEVNKGGTLLWIPQETHEINKDISLLMITDGQWIEAGTEVVKDIFSQTAGIVTVTQKNDILREIIVRSGSFHLCTEKKALERFTGDGVMVNPGEPIAKGISTDAMVYVQTVETPEGSGLLLRPVEEYTIPNEAQLPDLGHVKQPNGPHLGLKATQRLSFKDNELVKSVEGVELLRTQLMLETFDTTPQMTVDVERVPDRRAKTIERLQLVILESILVRRDTISDSSHGSTHTELQIEDGQSIKAGDVVATTQILCKQEGVAQMPEATESEPVRRLIVERAEDTVTISTSAKPAVTVGQRIVDGDLLAEGQPADCCGEVEQVDAKSVTLRLGRPYMISPDSLLHVRDGDLVQRGDGLALLVFERQKTGDIVQGLPRIEELLEARRPRESAILCKKPGTVEIKQGEDDETTVVTVIETDDAIGEYPILLGRNVMVNDGQQVTAGELLTDGPINPHELLECFFEDLRSRKPLMDAAQEAIANLQHRLVTEVQNVYKSQGVSIDDKHIEVIVRQMTSKVRVEDAGDTTLLPGELIELRQVEDTNQAMSITGGAPAEFTPVLLGITKASLNTDSFISAASFQETTRVLTEAAIEGKSDWLRGLKENVIIGRLIPAGTGFSGFEEELRAEAGPHPDILAEDPVGYRRMQNLRPDYTVDMPAAPVKDATAVLDDPSDADLEATRSRHGIEGGANFAAFARPDADNELKEEQVVDAEAVEGLQEEGLLSDE
- a CDS encoding HEAT repeat domain-containing protein gives rise to the protein MGDSSSIQNEDLMAELAIDPDVLARELAAELMGDPLDEIAPDDPEGDALEAVRACDEGLEWLKQGHDQRLQGLRVFCEHRDPRAVPLLLPLLDETCPVVRMSAVYALGRNPSLQAVEALLRLLQLDSNAYVRKATAWSLGNYPDAPVLNPLIRALQVDVASVRLWASVSLAEAGSTSPVKADLAAGQLLLSLKIDSEPVVRSNCIWALGRLHDQLVKPRQDEMVEAFVAALLQDRETTVRDEARTALEQLDNPELVDRLQTLLDEGLLI
- a CDS encoding DUF2997 domain-containing protein; protein product: MPQRTVRFRIRPDGRVEERVEGVTGEACLQLTDRLETALGTVERRQPTSEAFTSTQPVTQSQSQSVEPS
- a CDS encoding sodium:solute symporter family protein; this encodes MAPIDWIILIVYLAATLALGLWLARRNRGEDDYFVAGRRLSGWLAGASMAATTFSIDTPLYVAGIVGTRGLAANWEWWGFGLAHVAMAVVFAPLWRRSGVLTDAAFTELRYGGPAAAWLRGIKAFLLALPVNCIGIGYAFLAMRKVVAALGIVSDQPIQAAGGLSDTLVLLIIVAALVLAYTVAGGLWAVVITDFIQLLLALLGAGAVAWAAVHAAGGMQSLLDQLDALGRPELLSIVPWRWGSDGFDWIGGAGISVSTFLAYLTVQWWSFRRSDGGGEFIQRMLATKDEQQARLAGWVFLVVNYLLRSWLWVIVALAALVLLPDQADWELSYPTLAVQFLPPVVLGLVVVSLVAAFMSTVSTSVNWGASYLTHDLYQRFLRPNASQRELLLVGQLMSVLLLVLGVVTALISDSIGTVFRLVIAIGTGPGVVLVLRWFWWRINAAAELAAMLCGFVVGLVTSVVPLLQIADYGERLMVTTGFTAVVWITVMLLTPPESPAVLERFVLKVRPPGPGWSQWRRGLEATASESLSDLLARFLFSSGLLFGALLGSGAFLLHQQLMGWFGMVLAVVSWMLLRWTGRSAAPV